The following coding sequences are from one Haliotis asinina isolate JCU_RB_2024 chromosome 3, JCU_Hal_asi_v2, whole genome shotgun sequence window:
- the LOC137277128 gene encoding chitin deacetylase 7-like has protein sequence MKGEVVFVLALFLHVAIETVSSVENRCTATNCKLPDCRCPGHNIPGGFKPEQIPQMVLITFDDAVNWENWDYYMKLFPPDRSRLNPNGCPVASTLFVSNNFTDYCMLKKLHARGLEIADHSVSHRVPHSWWGQASDEDLREEIVQQKKNLAELAEIPIEDIRGWRSPFLQPTGDTMFNILYENNFTYDATMTYPFPRNVYSPVMWPFTLDYSYTLVCNISPCPKNQYPGFWILPVVVMMDYREHLPCAYVDFCKNAPRNQDEAFQLLWKNFLRNYRTNRAPMYVNLHSVWLQTKFNLDAMDEFIQRLTSMDDVYVTTVSKAIEWMRNPTPLTEIQNFEPWQCVKKPNLEDEAFCSFTFKPITTLAPGQKTTDHTHVHSEEDKDRNRNSNTIGRNKPNDRLGKMDIPPPHDAHSNHRKHRPWFLKNSASEVNLCAKLVVSMMWLPLVITFRL, from the coding sequence ATGAAAGGTGAGGTAGTGTTTGTGCTTGCACTATTCCTGCACGTCGCTATCGAGACGGTCAGTAGTGTTGAGAACCGATGTACGGCAACTAACTGTAAGCTACCCGACTGCCGCTGCCCTGGACACAACATTCCCGGGGGATTCAAACCAGAACAGATCCCACAGATGGTTCTTATCACATTTGATGACGCCGTTAACTGGGAAAACTGGGATTATTACATGAAACTGTTTCCCCCGGATCGAAGCAGGCTCAACCCCAACGGCTGTCCTGTAGCATCAACGTTGTTTGTGTCTAACAACTTCACCGACTACTGCATGTTGAAGAAGCTGCATGCCCGCGGTCTCGAGATCGCAGACCATAGTGTATCTCATCGTGTTCCGCATTCGTGGTGGGGTCAAGCATCTGACGAAGATCTTCGGGAAGAAATTGTCCAACAGAAGAAGAATCTTGCCGAACTGGCCGAGATACCAATCGAGGACATTCGAGGATGGAGAAGCCCCTTCCTCCAGCCTACAGGGGACACCATGTTTAATATTCTGTACGAAAATAATTTTACCTACGATGCTACAATGACGTACCCTTTTCCCAGAAATGTGTACTCGCCTGTGATGTGGCCCTTCACTCTTGACTACTCCTACACCTTAGTCTGCAACATCAGCCCATGCCCCAAGAACCAGTACCCAGGGTTCTGGATTCTCCCCGTGGTGGTCATGATGGACTACCGAGAACACCTCCCATGTGCGTATGTAGACTTCTGTAAAAACGCTCCCAGGAACCAAGACGAAGCCTTCCAGCTTCTATGGAAGAACTTTCTCAGAAACTACCGAACCAATCGAGCACCAATGTACGTTAACCTTCACTCCGTCTGGCTCCAGACCAAGTTCAACCTAGACGCGATGGATGAGTTCATCCAGCGGCTCACCTCCATGGACGACGTGTATGTCACAACCGTCAGCAAAGCCATCGAGTGGATGAGGAACCCAACCCCACTGACAGAAATCCAAAACTTTGAGCCGTGGCAGTGTGTGAAGAAACCGAACTTAGAAGATGAGGCTTTCTGTTCTTTCACCTTCAAACCTATAACGACCTTAGCGCCTGGGCAGAAGACCACGGACCACACACACGTTCACAGCGAGGAGGACAAAGACAGAAACAGGAACAGCAACACAATAGGTAGAAATAAGCCAAATGATAGATTGGGTAAAATGGACATACCACCTCCACACGACGCTCATTCAAACCATAGAAAACACAGGCCGTGGTTCTTGAAGAATTCGGCTTCGGAGGTGAACTTATGTGCAAAACTCGTTGTTTCAATGATGTGGTTACCCTTAGTAATTACTTTCAGATTATAG
- the LOC137278298 gene encoding serine-rich adhesin for platelets-like isoform X3: MSSPVKETKDLLDMDNEQLIDVGGFEIKTDSSGQLDNTYIVDTPAVDLESTPRDWEMENDAEYVSSGMPLVPIIEGIPPPVEFADMPPDIVSEPPKEPDQTVPVTNIDDLLGLDDEDSAPETNQQETVQYNSQPLDLLLDVGGTDPSAISLEVDGEVSEKTTDLSGDLLVPDIHADISNSHSNQLEGGLENSVEVGDLLGGFREENVTSVENTSIDEFISIGHVTQIPIRTDEDVHKEKKTTEDVVHMTTKSVNQHIVTKVDVAKDEDDETPDIPVSALISLDDQQKLKPAVIEVNGTTSPKSTMIHIDQGQKLKNASPIHFVPPVQSASVKDSYGEDVITPMKIKREMGGVRLFEEGAAETTAKAGQRQADPEAKRDLAAILVELTKSSGHIKEKSEANSTSVTEEDIVPTKIAREDAQKVLGVFEKWLSGGQKAPVSPFKKMVSNIIEAKPKVTKIRVGSTTPIHVMPPVQSGSNNDSGEEEIITPILVRKDKQGVRTFEEGSASGSPVHKPRVIDEEAKKNLAKILSGLTTSYEQNYMKKKSESSSVDEQEIIPTKVSREDAQTIMNVFRNWLKSDEKPKANPFKQLVSNVIESLDEQENEDTVTVTKDTSTPVIEKVIRTENNNVQSASPQTGSKEPDIIASSHVSSSFAPPKPAARVTRSPPKATPSELQEASPRIPPTPAPKPSSPRETLVSTQKPSNPDENNVLPQEPPSTPTPPSPRQSLKSTNRSVLPPLTVSRGLPKMGALSTTIKTQGLQFSTTKLSKQEYQKMRKEDGLFQVDVLKGIVGLGIKIQADTDKFARVSEIQRNSPVDKNGQIKVGDFVLSINNTTLTGQSDARIQQILRLLPRGLAKIVVSAVQPSEEDCQHPTGKSDILLTSADKPAGRTSPFGVRLGAKPFNTDESKSVTVTSPLTRDSGFFESKRKSSLSQQDKQSAAVDSAEQPAHVSTIDVTKKVVEVKPEEKKPDEKHVSTINVVKSTEIVTDKSDIPIRETSSTKLQTSRTVTDVSVDSGVKSKSHIQEAVETVPTADNRKVEMTTTFTETEVEMETNPPVAAERKQQKLERKNEPLKVPRPAPRQSTPMEQKIVVNEEGKPAVEEQIESINSPVLKSPPKVPPKPKARASLNDTASPPALKFVEETVVKSQSEVNTANVDTTPKFVSNILVEKEPSPPRIPTKSIVMDEIDEGVVPDIKVKPHEKTPPPVPPKPRRTSSASSDVSSVISDDFHIENEVEFGQRRRRRSSASSEKSTASVKSDGRPEEMYVPRRKDEQAPEKRSVKEKMAAFEAFQKPDETDHSRKSSSSSVTSLRKISSSSQGHEVPTPKSVDPPKPKSRTDLVSFPKNNGPEEDGVFIVSRISIKSQVQSDNKEENSSPVSPTSPTSPKSPDGKVKINSALAPKKRTGLSEPKTKPEQGHYHHAVPKTSSSIFKPTGLERLKNITGHNTDSGEVAHSSSPEGTYKIGPVKMNNALSPRRTSTGDPPSPVGLKFGSSAYKLHAGDGKKIMSTSKLSGKTFVSTKDTHGNKEDTSALVTAKFVHITEQSGIDTYVKDSSASSLEAPSSHSVVKSSYVTDHKHVDVSQIVPDSAQDTAQQEGQRSISGVTEDVSTTDNTELYAQSSVPDTLLHKDVTLKVDLNTGSLIIDGATVKDSNTDETVGTDSAENETEIDNVNLKTEEVKEQITVPSKKTEYEEKEPVPSGQETVTTTIQEETHTPASQEEVLTSEQQQNILTPEQHVEKLVDGSSGFAAKIVAASLEAAKEQLKVEAKIKVSEPSDAMSENTETQIAPVQAANAERVNDNQADVPAKPLRDERSKYDQDTQKEQLESENEIKVNTEEEVTATISAPPNSVDIADEDDLETNAAELVAATLESAKKQLGHEEQTVVVSSPCPSPPPLPGSAPPPLPSGPPPPIPTEESADDLVETDTHSGISKTATEVVESVPVYVLEPEVNVSVQPELKSKSNDEDDAPPLPLGPPPPGQTLLDDTDVQSGVVTAVLSTDIKYQPKPQTTDEKTYENNEWVEEIEKVAAQESQFDLLINFDSQKMPKIENTATLIETPSSDTDSGVSLQMTSPTSPSAIENGAVEFPGSSTKSDSITTEVQSSELNTVKLVSTSVEPVVASSVSRNDIESMTETDPVSLQTTSVKTVTVQYSSNTSPHEQDSFSSVDSLHDNTPSVVPTKTQVSVTNTDSRDIPAPVSQVSAPTEILSDSSNASISQVSSSRESSPSAALKDSKSSHTSSSKKVFSSTPSKDLADSQQTVFEPDVSSIQFTSTKVNASHDEPPTERLSSSSVLNKSLNVSTKSRTSSTSGNKRRWKMVMTGEDAVDMSISDLMKVSDTSLISRDELSRMIDLANQRMDKTGISLEDEIVVVVLTRDNQEEDLGFELRDGILRSKVVCGLKSGGLAEKDQRLQLKDNLLSVNGNLVDDMSAEEVMKLLSEPSQHVTLVLAREGTNTSSNGQTTADTSVNGNGTEAPVQEGPGIFEVVMKKGVTGVGFCLEGGLGSPKGDMPILIRRIFKGGPAEKCGQLRVKDEILKVNDIDFTNLRHYEAWNNLKFLPDGDVRILIQRK, translated from the exons ATGTCCAGTCCGGTTAAAGAAACGAAAGATTTGCTTGATATGGATAATGAACAGTTAATTGATGTGGGTGGTTTTGAGATAAAAACAGACTCGTCTGGGCAATTGGATAATACATATATTGTGGATACCCCAGCTGTTGACCTTGAATCAACTCCAAGAGATTGGGAGATGGAAAATGATGCAGAGTATGTGTCCTCAGGCATGCCTCTAGTACCTATAATAGAAGGTATTCCCCCACCAGTGGAGTTTGCAGACATGCCACCTGATATTGTGTCTGAGCCTCCAAAGGAGCCAGATCAAACTGTGCCTGTGACAAACATTGATGACCTTCTAGGACTTGATGATGAAGACTCAGCTCCAGAAACAAACCAACAGGAAACAGTGCAATATAATAGCCAACCTCTGGATTTGCTCCTGGATGTTGGTGGAACTGATCCTTCAGCTATATCTCTTGAAGTTGATGGAGAAGTTTCAGAAAAGACAACAGATCTCTCAGGTGATTTGTTAGTGCCAGATATTCATGCAGATATTTCAAACAGTCATTCAAACCAGCTTGAGGGCGGATTAGAGAACTCTGTGGAAGTGGGAGATCTCCTGGGAGGTTTCAGGGAGGAAAATGTTACATCTGTGGAAAATACTTCGATTGATGAGTTTATTTCCATAGGGCATGTCACCCAGATTCCTATTAGAACTGATGAAGATGTTCATAAAGAGAAGAAAACAACCGAAGATGTTGTTCATATGACAACTAAATCTGTTAACCAACATATTGTTACAAAGGTAGATGTGGCAAaggatgaagatgatgaaacaCCTGACATTCCTGTTTCGGCTTTAATCAGTTTAGATGATCAGCAGAAACTGAAGCCTGCTGTCATTGAAGTAAATGGAACCACTTCTCCAAAATCAACCATGATTCACATTGACCAGGGTCAGAAACTGAAAAATGCATCACCGATTCATTTTGTTCCACCAGTGCAATCAGCATCAGTAAAGGACTCATATGGAGAGGATGTCATTACACCAATGAAAATTAAGCGGGAGATGGGAGGTGTGCGGTTATTTGAAGAAGGTGCAGCAGAAACAACTGCCAAAGCTGGTCAAAGACAGGCTGACCCGGAAGCTAAAAGAGACCTTGCAGCAATTCTTGTTGAGCTGACCAAATCATCAGGACATATCAAGGAGAAATCAGAAGCAAATTCTACCTCAGTTACTGAAGAGGACATTGTGCCCACAAAAATTGCACGTGAAGATGCACAGAAGGTGCTGGGTGTGTTTGAAAAATGGCTATCTGGAGGGCAAAAAGCTCCTGTTTCTCCATTTAAGAAAATGGTATCGAACATTATTGAAGCCAAACCTAAGGTAACCAAGATCAGAGTTGGAAGCACCACTCCAATACATGTGATGCCTCCAGTCCAAAGTGGAAGTAACAACGATTCTGGAGAAGAGGAGATTATTACACCAATTCTTGTGAGGAAGGATAAGCAGGGAGTCCGGACATTTGAAGAAGGATCAGCAAGTGGCTCCCCTGTACATAAGCCCAGAGTGATTGATGAGGAAGCAAAGAAAAATCTTGCCAAAATATTATCAGGTTTGACAACATCATATGAGCAGAACTATATGAAAAAGAAATCTGAGAGCTCTAGTGTAGATGAACAGGAGATTATTCCAACTAAGGTTTCTAGAGAGGATGCTCAGACTATTATGAATGTGTTCAGAAACTGGTTGAAAAGTGATGAAAAGCCCAAAGCAAATCCTTTCAAACAGCTGGTTTCAAATGTAATTGAGAGTCTTGATGAGCAAGAAAATGAGGACACTGTAACTGTCACCAAAGACACGAGTACACCTGTGATAGAAAAGGTCATAAGGACTGAAAATAATAATGTTCAAAGTGCCTCACCACAGACAGGTAGTAAAGAGCCAGATATAATAGCATCTTCTCATGTTTCATCTTCATTTGCACCACCTAAACCAGCAGCCAGAGTAACAAGATCACCACCAAAAGCAACTCCTTCAGAGTTGCAGGAAGCTTCTCCAAGAATTCCTCCAACACCTGCCCCAAAGCCAAGTTCTCCAAGAGAAACACTGGTCTCAACTCAGAAGCCAAGCAATCCAGATGAAAATAATGTCTTACCTCAGGAACCACCGTCAACTCCAACACCACCTAGCCCAAGACAGAGTCTGAAGTCTACTAACAGGTCAGTTCTTCCACCACTCACAGTGTCAAGAGGGTTACCTAAGATGGGAGCATTGAGTACAACCATTAAAACTCAAGGCCTGCAGTTTTCAACAACCAAATTGTCTAAGCAGGAGTACCAGAAGATGAGGAAGGAAGATGGACTGTTCCAGGTTGATGTCCTGAAGGGCATTGTTGGACTGGGAATCAAGATACAGGCAGACACAGATAAATTTGCCAGAGTGTCAGAGATTCAAAGAAACAGTCCTGTGGACAAGAATGGACAGATCAA AGTTGGAGACTTTGTTCTATCCATCAACAACACCACACTGACAGGACAGTCTGATGCCAGAATACAACAAATTCTGAGACTTCTTCCCAGAGGTTTAGCCAAGATTGTTGTATCAGCTGTGCAACCATCTGAAGAAGACTGCCAACATC CCACTGGAAAATCAGATATCCTCCTTACATCTGCTGATAAACCCGCTGGACGCACATCTCCTTTTGGTGTCAGGTTAGGTGCAAAGCCCTTCAACACCGATGAAAGCAAGTCagttacagttacctcccctttgaCAAGAGACTCTGGATTTTTCGAATCTAAAAGAAAGTCTTCCTTGTCACAACAGGACAAGCAGTCAGCTGCCGTGGACAGTGCTGAACAGCCTGCCCATGTATCTACAATAGATGTGACAAAGAAAGTGGTGGAAGTGAAACCGGAAGAAAAGAAACCTGATGAAAAGCATGTGTCTACCATAAATGTTGTGAAGTCCACAGAAATTGTTACAGACAAGAGTGACATACCCATCAGAGAAACATCTTCAACCAAACTTCAAACCTCAAGGACAGTAACTGACGTGTCTGTTGACTCCGGTGTGAAATCAAAGTCACACATCCAAGAAGCAGTTGAGACAGTGCCAACAGCAGATAACAGGAAGGTTGAAATGACAACTACATTTACGGAAACTGAGGTTGAGATGGAAACTAATCCTCCAGTTGCTgctgaaagaaaacaacaaaagctTGAACGAAAAAATGAACCTTTGAAAGTACCAAGGCCTGCACCTAGACAATCTACGCCAATGGAGCAGAAAATTGTTGTCAATGAAGAGGGAAAGCCAGCTGTTGAAGAGCAAATTGAATCGATAAACAGTCCTGTATTGAAGAGCCCTCCCAAGGTTCCCCCTAAACCAAAGGCAAGAGCATCTTTGAATGATACTGCCTCTCCTCCAGCCCTAAAGTTTGTTGAGGAGACTGTTGTCAAGAGCCAATCAGAAGTGAACACAGCCAATGTTGACACCACACCTAAATTTGTCTCTAATATTTTGGTTGAAAAAGAACCTTCTCCACCAAGAATACCAACCAAATCAATTGTAATGGATGAAATTGATGAAGGTGTTGTTCCTGATATTAAGGTAAAGCCGCATGAGAAGACTCCTCCACCTGTTCCACCAAAGCCTCGACGTACATCTTCTGCCAGTTCAGATGTATCATCTGTGATTTCAGATGACTTTCACATAGAAAATGAAGTTGAGTTTGGTCAGAGAAGAAGGAGACGATCATCTGCTAGTTCTGAAAAGTCCACAGCATCTGTCAAATCTGATGGGAGACCTGAAGAGATGTATGTTCCCAGAAGAAAAGATGAGCAAGCTCCAGAAAAACGTTCTGTCAAGGAAAAAATGGCTGCCTTTGAGGCTTTCCAAAAACCTGACGAAACTGACCACTCAAGGAAATCATCAAGCAGTTCTGTTACATCTTTAAGAAAGATCTCTAGTTCAAGTCAAGGGCATGAGGTTCCTACACCCAAAAGTGTTGACCCTCCCAAACCAAAAAGTAGAACTGATCttgtgtcatttccaaagaataATGGGCCTGAAGAAGATGGTGTTTTTATTGTATCTCGTATATCTATCAAGTCTCAAGTTCAATCTGACAATAAGGAGGAGAATTCCTCACCTGTATCACCTACATCACCAACATCTCCAAAATCACCTGACGGTAAGGTGAAAATAAATTCTGCACTAGCCCCTAAAAAGCGGACAGGACTCTCAGAGCCAAAGACAAAGCCTGAGCAAGGTCATTATCACCATGCCGTTCCAAAAACCTCCTCCTCCATCTTTAAACCAACAGGACTTGAGCGGCTGAAAAACATCACTGGTCATAACACTGATAGTGGTGAAGTTGCCCACTCCTCAAGTCCAGAAGGAACATATAAAATTGGCCCAGTCAAAATGAATAATGCTCTGTCTCCTAGAAGAACATCAACAGGGGACCCTCCTTCTCCAGTTGGGCTTAAGTTTGGTTCATCTGCCTATAAACTGCATGCTGGAGATGGAAAAAAGATAATGTCAACATCTAAATTGTCAGGTAAGACATTTGTTAGCACCAAAGACACACACGGCAATAAAGAAGACACCTCTGCACTTGTTACAGCCAAATTTGTGCACATAACTGAGCAATCTGGAATTGACACTTATGTCAAAGACAGTTCTGCATCTTCACTTGAAGCACCAAGTTCTCATTCAGTTGTTAAATCATCCTATGTTACAGATCACAAGCATGTTGatgtttcacaaattgtaccagATTCAGCACAAGACACAGCACAGCAAGAGGGACAGAGATCCATCAGTGGTGTTACTGAGGATGTGTCCACAACTGACAACACTGAGTTATATGCTCAGAGTTCTGTGCCAGATACACTGCTACACAAAGATGTAACATTAAAAGTTGATTTAAACACGGGAAGTTTGATTATTGATGGTGCCACAGTGAAAGATTCAAACACTGATGAAACAGTAGGTACAGATAGTGCTGAGAATGAAACTGAAATTGACAATGTTAATTTAAAGACTGAAGAGGTGAAAGAACAAATTACTGTCCCATCAAAGAAAACAGAATATGAAGAAAAGGAACCAGTTCCATCTGGCCAAGAAACAGTGACAACTACAATACAAGAAGAAACACATACCCCTGCAAGCCAGGAGGAAGTGTTGACCTCTGAACAACAGCAAAACATTTTGACTCCAGAGCAGCATGTGGAGAAGTTAGTAGATGGAAGTAGTGGTTTTGCTGCAAAGATTGTGGCAGCTTCACTTGAAGCAGCAAAAGAGCAGCTGAAAGTAGAAGCAAAGATCAAGGTTAGTGAACCTTCAGATGCCATGTCTGAAAATACAGAAACGCAAATAGCTCCTGTTCAGGCAGCTAATGCAGAAAGGGTGAATGACAATCAGGCAGATGTACCAGCAAAACCATTAAGAGATGAAAGATCTAAATATGATCAAGATACACAAAAAGAGCAGCTTGagtctgaaaatgaaatcaAGGTGAATACTGAAGAGGAAGTGACAGCAACCATTTCAGCACCACCAAATTCAGTAGATATAGCTGATGAGGATGATCTTGAAACCAATGCAGCTGAATTAGTGGCTGCTACATTAGAGTCTGCTAAAAAGCAGCTGGGACATGAAGAACAAACAGTTGTTGTATCATCTCCCTGTCCCTCTCCCCCACCCTTGCCAGGCTCAGCACCTCCTCCACTACCTTCGGGACCTCCTCCTCCAATCCCAACAGAAGAGTCTGCTGATGATTTGGTAGAAACTGACACACACAGTGGCATATCCAAAACAGCTACTGAGGTAGTAGAATCTGTTCCTGTATACGTCCTAGAACCTGAAGTCAATGTTTCAGTCCAGCCAGAACTGAAGAGCAAGTccaatgatgaagatgatgctCCACCTCTTCCTCTAGGCCCCCCACCACCAGGACAGACTCTTCTGGATGATACAGATGTACAGTCAGGGGTGGTGACAGCTGTACTATCTACAGACATCAAATATCAACCCAAACCTCAAACCACGGATGagaaaacatatgaaaataatgaatggGTTGAAGAGATTGAAAAGGTAGCAGCTCAAGAGTCTCAGTTTGATTTGTTGATAAATTTTGATTCTCAAAAGATGCCCAAGATTGAAAATACTGCTACCCTGATTGAGACGCCATCTTCAGATACCGATTCTGGTGTCAGCTTGCAGATGACCTCTCCAACATCTCCTAGTGCAATAGAGAACGGTGCTGTGGAATTCCCGGGTTCTTCAACTAAATCTGATTCAATAACAACAGAGGTGCAGAGCTCTGAACTTAATACAGTCAAGCTTGTATCTACATCAGTGGAGCCTGTGGTAGCTTCATCTGTGAGTAGGAATGACATTGAATCCATGACTGAAACTGATCCAGTATCTCTTCAAACAACTTCTGTTAAaactgtcactgtgcaatataGTTCAAATACTTCTCCGCATGAACAAGATTCCTTTAGTTCTGTTGATTCACTGCATGATAACACACCTTCAGTTGTGCCAACCAAGACCCAAGTGTCAGTGACTAACACAGACTCTCGTGATATTCCTGCACCTGTGTCACAAGTTTCAGCACCCACTGAAATCTTGTCTGATTCCAGCAATGCTTCTATCTCCCAGGTATCAAGCTCCCGAGAGTCATCTCCAAGCGCCGCTCTCAAAGATTCTAAATCATCGCACACTTCATCCAGTAAAAAAGTATTTTCATCTACTCCCTCTAAAGATCTTGCTGACAGTCAACAGACTGTTTTTGAACCTGATGTTTCAAGTATCCAATTTACTTCTACAAAGGTAAATGCTTCTCATGATGAACCTCCAACAGAAAGGCTGTCATCTTCAAGTGTTCTAAACAAATCTTTAAATGTATCGACAAAGTCAAGGACCTCCTCAACCAGTGGAAACAAGCGGAGATGGAAGATGGTCATGACTGGTGAGGATGCAGTGGATATGTCCATTTCAGATCTGATGAAAGTCTCGGATACGAGCCTCATCTCAAGAGATGAACTTTCCCGTATGATAGACTTAGCTAATCAGAGAATGGATAAGACAGGGATTTCTTTGGAGGATGAAATTGTAGTTGTGGTTTTGACACGTGACAATCAAGAGGAGGACCTTGGGTTTGAACTCAGAGACGGTATTCTCAGATCTAAAGTG GTATGTGGATTAAAGTCTGGGGGTCTTGCTGAGAAGGACCAGCGTCTACAGCTCAAGGACAACCTGTTGTCAGTCAATGGTAACTTGGTGGATGACATGTCAGCAGAGGAGGTGATGAAGCTGCTGAGTGAACCCAGTCAGCATGTGACACTGGTTCTGGCTCGAGAGGGCACAAACACAAGCAGTAATGGACAGACTACAGCAGACACCAGTGTCAATGGAAATG GAACAGAAGCCCCCGTGCAAGAAGGTCCAGGGATATTTGAGGTGGTGATGAAGAAGGGGGTCACAGGAGTTGGCTTCTGTCTGGAAGGAGGGTTAGGCTCACCCAAGGGTGACATGCCCATCCTCATTAGACGGATATTCAAAG GAGGACCTGCCGAAAAATGTGGTCAGCTGCGAGTGAAAGATGAAATCTTAAAAGTTAATGACATTGATTTCACAAACCTGCGGCATTACGAAGCCTGGAACAATCTAAAATTTCTTCCTGATGGTGATGTCCGCATATTGATCCAAAGGAAATAA